From the Glycine max cultivar Williams 82 chromosome 11, Glycine_max_v4.0, whole genome shotgun sequence genome, the window atatttaatatttatctactattcatacatacatatacataaaCATTTGGTTGTCTAGTGTGTGAGAtttatgatagacttaagtttAATTAGACAAGCATGACATGTGTGAGTGTAAAAAGTCTCTTTTAATcctacatttattatttaatttaaattattggtTGCCGACACAAATATAATAAGGGCATAATTATACTTTTACGTGTTTTTAAAAGTGATGTATTTctattttatcaaacaaaataaattactaacttattttgattatatttctcacctatttatctttaattaaatagCTCTacattcaactttattttgactctattccttttttttttcaaaattttttcttttatttttgcttaCTCTATTTTTCCTCACAATCAAACAGAACCTCTTATACGAGTTCTTGCTTTAGGATGCTGAttaaaaaaccaataaaaattcattaataaaacGTGACAGAGATATGAATTGatatagaacaaaaaaaattcacaatcttatttttataaaaaaataaatcatgcatcaataatataaaataattttataatgggATCTAATCATACTCACAgtatatgatatatttattaatttttataatgaaaatataatgtgaaattgaaattattttatagtgtatgaacatttaattcttttataaatttaggtcgtgtttgataaaaaaagtatttgaaatCCAAAGAGCTAGGTAGCTAAAATATAAGAATCTAATTGATGGATTAGGATTGATAGTTGAAAGctgcaagtttttttttttttttttacaaaaaactaCAAGTTTGttaagtttatttaaataataatacaaatatcacatggaagaaaaacactgttcttgaaaaattttaaaaggtataaaataagtaataaataataatgaaataatgttataacaagaaaaaaaggatacgatagaatattttttcatttttttaaaaaaaatcaattgtacAATATGagtaaataatctatttttttacatggattgtttgaatgatttttacattatcatttaattataaatgattatacatattaatttttttaattttataattaataaataaatggttattcatacaatatattaagaatcaagtaaaagcaataaagcacccaatatttatttatataaatgagatatttaaagataaaaagttTGCACAGATAGCCATTAAACGTATAGATCAATTGATATGTGATTGTTATAgcttaatcaaatattttatatttaagtattgAATATGCAGTTACATTACATATTtaggaaataattttattacttaataaTCTTATCCgactaaaaaaatttcactcggattaaaaaaatactggTTGATAAATACGGAtcgttcattttcatttttaattaacgcaagtcatattaattaattgtataaaaCAGTGTTACTAGATTTGAAATATAAAGTGTTTTTATTATACATGAGTTAAAGTATCTTTTAcggtctattttttttatagtctaTTCTTAAAATTAGctataaataaatgtattaaataaataaattaatgcaataaataaattaaccttaatattaatattaaattaaaaaagttctgttattttttatttttacaagtttatatGTGAAGCTTTACAATTTATAAAGCATGTGATATGCCGTTATATAAAAAGAGTCTCAATATTTTTTCACACCCAAATATTTACGTTTAAAcatcacttaattttttttatttctctattattttattgtttttcttcttcttttctgtacaacatttagtattttttattaatattgcaTACTTTATTCAGGAACGCTTAAACTGTGTATTCACTATCCACCGAATAAAACAAAAGACTTTTATAACACAAAATACTtaaatagtatatataatttttttaattaatgcaaGGTGTAAATTGAAGAACTACAcccattaattaaaattttaaaattacatataggtaacattcatatatttaattatatttctcaTCACTGActatttaattgatatttataaaTCGTTATCTTATTGCGtatagtaaattttttattttagaaagttaaattattttaaatttaagtaagtatttgatgaaaattatttttttactatgaaTAATCAAAACTGTAaggttcattatttttattttaaaaatgaaaattgacgattttgtaattaaaagtaaagaaaaaaacatacaaGGTAAAAAGTATTTTCACAAATAAGTAAtgtcaaaattattttcttattgtctctttattttttctttttcagaattGTTTTTAGTCACCATAAAAATCTGATTTATCTTTATTGAAGTATTTTCTTTCAACAGcgttttctttataaattacattattttttagtttgattatATAAAGATAAGAAGTTATTAAAGGATTTTATATAAGTATTggattactttattttatttttgactgGTGGATtactttaacttaaaaaataaaataaattttcttaaatgaCTTTGTCtgtatattaaaaatactattatgaACAGAAATGACAATAAATGTATGGGAAAAAAAGTTGATTAAAAGTGATTAATGATCTGTGAGAAGAGAagggtttaaaaaataaagaaaaaatgggCAGCTGATGTAACCGTCAAAGTCGGACAGTGGCAAGAAAGTGCACAGAAGACAACAAATATTTGGATTTGaaagcaagaaaataaaataataaatactagtAATTGTCAGCTACATTATTTTCCCTCTCTTCACTCATTCAGTGGTTTGCTTCTTTCTTGTTCcttttaaatttgtgaaatgTGATGGGAAGCAATGGACTCTGCAACATGTTTTCTTGCTTCAAAGCCTCCTCCAACCACACACCTAACCAAAACCAGCTGGTGTTTGCAGAGACGGAGCCATTGGACGAAACCCTAGGTCATTCCTTTTGCTACGTTAGATCTTCCGCTCGTTTTCTCTCTCCCTCCCATTCCCTCTCTCCCTCCAACTCCCTCCGCTTCTCCCCTTCTCACCGCCCCGATTTCCCCGAAACCGCATTCAAAGCCATTTCCGGCGCCTCCGTCAGCGCCAACAGCTCCGTCCCCAAAACCGTCCTCCCCACCGACGACGACGCCACCGTCAATGGCTTCAAAGGAACTTCTTCTTTTAGCGCCATCCCCCTCCAGCCTGTTCCCAGAGCAGGAGGAgctgaagagagagagaggcggGCCTTCTTCCTCTCGGGTCCAATTGAGAGCGGCTCGCTCTCCGGACCCCTCTACGACGCCGTTTCCAGCTCCGCGGGAGTGCCTTTCTCTGCTCCGCTTGGTGGTTCAGTCTATGTGAAGAAGAAGCGGAAGAAGAGCATTGCAGGGTTGAGAAAAGCCTTCCAGAGGAGTCTCTCCGAGAAGAAGCGCCCGGTGGGGAGGAAGGGGAAGACGGAGGCGAAGAACGAGCGCGAAACCGGTAGCAATGTGCAGTGGGCGCTGGGAAAAGCGGGGGAGGATCGTGTGCATGTGGTTGTATCGGAAGAACAGGGTTGGCTGTTCGTGGGGATTTATGACGGTTTCAATGGCCCTGATGCGCCCGAGTTTCTCATGGGTAATCTTTACCGTGCACTTCACAAAGAGCTCCAGGGTTTGTTTTGGGAACTTGAAGAGCCAGAACCAGAGCCGCAGCCGCAGGTGCAGGCAGTAGAGCATAATGAAGCTGAATCCCACAATGACTGGGAGGTTGAACAAGAGTCTAATTCTAATTCTCTCCAAGGATCGGTTAAGAGAGTGACGTTTCATGCGGAGGGGACTGAGAGTAGGAGAAGGAGGTTGTGGGAGTTTCTGGCcgaggatgatgatgatgctgAGGACGGCCTTGATCTTTCCGGGTCGGATAGGTTTGCCTTTTCGGTGGATGATGCTCTCAGTGTTAGCAAGGAGGGTTCTGGAGGTAGTAGACGGTGGTTGATTTTGTCTAAGTTGAAGCATGGGTTGTCGAGGCATAAGGAGGGTCATGGGAGAAGGTTGTTT encodes:
- the LOC100788093 gene encoding protein phosphatase 2C 29, which codes for MGSNGLCNMFSCFKASSNHTPNQNQLVFAETEPLDETLGHSFCYVRSSARFLSPSHSLSPSNSLRFSPSHRPDFPETAFKAISGASVSANSSVPKTVLPTDDDATVNGFKGTSSFSAIPLQPVPRAGGAEERERRAFFLSGPIESGSLSGPLYDAVSSSAGVPFSAPLGGSVYVKKKRKKSIAGLRKAFQRSLSEKKRPVGRKGKTEAKNERETGSNVQWALGKAGEDRVHVVVSEEQGWLFVGIYDGFNGPDAPEFLMGNLYRALHKELQGLFWELEEPEPEPQPQVQAVEHNEAESHNDWEVEQESNSNSLQGSVKRVTFHAEGTESRRRRLWEFLAEDDDDAEDGLDLSGSDRFAFSVDDALSVSKEGSGGSRRWLILSKLKHGLSRHKEGHGRRLFPWSLGVGAEEKEKVEEENPVAEEEEEEEEKGRGGRKKKVGPVDHELVLRALSRALEMTELAYLDMTDKLIDTNPELALMGSCLLVVLMRDEDVYVMNVGDSRAIVAHYECEEVHASKESGGGADVESSGECIVEENLARDEGGVVLRNEGPAQERRLVALQLSTDHSTSIEEEVVRIKNEHPDDNQCIVNDRVKGRLKVTRAFGAGFLKQPKWNDVVLEMFRNEYIGTAPYISCCPSLRHHRLCPRDQFLILSSDGLYQYLSNQEVVSEVESFMEKFPDGDPAQHLIEELLLRAAKKAGMDFHELLDIPQGDRRKYHDDVTVMVVSLEGRIWKSSGKYP